In Parasegetibacter sp. NRK P23, the genomic stretch ATATGTAAAAACTGGCTGAACATCATTTATAAAGCGAGATTATCTTCCTGTACTTTATTCAGCACCGCGCCAATAAATTTCTCCCTGTTTTCATTCAGGAAAGCGATTGATTCTTTGTCCGCTGCACTGAACGTAGCTTCAGCCGAGAAAACGGCAATCAGCCCGTCAGCGTATTTGATCAGTTCCTTGGTGTCGGTAAAGCCATTTAATGGCGCGCCTTCCAGGAAAATGAAGTCATATTCTTCCCGCAACTGGTCCAGGTAATTGAGCAGGTGATTCTTAGGGAGAATCTCGGAAGGCGTATAATCTCCTCCTTCACAACCAATCACATCCACACCTTCCGCATTCGTTTTGGAGATGAATGATTTTAGGTCTTCGAAGGAAAAGGGTTTTCCGTTCAGACTAAACTTTTCAAGTACGGGATTGGCGTTTGTGGCTTTGGTGAGATCGTTGTTGCAAAAATTGGTATCAATAATCAGTACCCTTTTTTTGCTGAGACTCAGGCTGTAGGCCAAAGACTGTATCAGTGTCGTTTTTCCCTGCTGTGGTTCTGTGCTGGTAAAAAGGTAAATGCGCTTGCCGTTGCTTTCCAGTTCATACCTGAGTTTACGGAGTAATTCCCTGAACAGGTTGTGCCGCACTTCTTTTTCGTTGAACAAAGTGATTTTTTCCAGCACATTGGATTGCTGGAACTTCACCCAGTTCACTACGCCCAGCAATGGGAGGCCGGTAAGGCGCTGGAAAGCGGAAGGCGTTTTCACGGAATTGTCGAAAAATTCTTTCCCGATGATGATAAGGCAGGAAATGATAAGGGCCGTGATGCCGGAGATGGCCATGATCATAAATTTCCTGGAAGGTTCCGGCAACAGGGCCGGTTCTCCAAACATGGTTTGTTTGAATACGCCGGGCGTGGCGCCGGTCATGTTCAGCGCCAGGTTATAACGCTGGGTGGCTTCTTTGTATTCCGCAGAAGCCATTTCAATTTCCTTATCCAGTTGTTCAATATTCGCGCTTTTAGCGGCCATACCGGTGAGTCCCCCGTTCAACTGACTGATTTTCGACTGAATGGAGGATATCTTCTGGGTGGTGGCTTTTAGTTGTCCCTCCAGCCCTACCCGGCGTTGAATCAATTGGTCTATCGTAACGGGAGCCGCGCCACCGTCCTGTGTAACCCCGCCTGAATTGTCGGCCAGGTCAATCTTTTGCATCTTCTGGGATATCTCATCCATCTTCCGCTTGATCTCAGCGTCTGATGAACCGGAAGCGATGTACTGTGCATTCAGGCTGTTGTACTGTTTGCGAAGCTTCATGTACTCTGCATTGCCTATCCCCGAATTGCCGGTTGTGGGCGCAATTACCGAAGTCATTCCTTTGGCTTTCGCGGCATCAATCAGTTTGGTAAGCTGGGCCACCTGGTAAGAAAGATTAGACTGGTTCGCTTTTTCTTCAATCAGTTGGCTCTCAAAAGTACCCACTTGACCAAGTTTGTTCGAGCCCTCCAAACCAACATCCAGAACGCCTTCTGAAGACATAAACTGGTTCTTTTGCTGGATCTTCTGATCGAAAATGGCTTTTTTCTGCTTTACAAGAGAGTCGAGTGAAACCACGGAAACATCTGATCTTTCGCGCTGGTCAAGACCATAAAAGCGTTTAAACTCCTGGCAAAGCGTATTCACTGCATAGGCTGAAAGCTTAGGATTCTGTGAAACA encodes the following:
- a CDS encoding polysaccharide biosynthesis tyrosine autokinase, with product MEFAYLFKVLMRRKWIILACTVVALVAAYFFTKKIKHTYKSVAQLSTGFTVIQDLKLSDENFSLPQIDVKFNNAIENITSPKVLSLVSYRMMIHDLENPKEAFTAVKEEDKQKDSFKKTDQKKLLTLLKQKLEGAVQLSPSVPEEKDAIAFLEVYDYDIGTIKNNLNVARYQRTDYINIDYVSQNPKLSAYAVNTLCQEFKRFYGLDQRERSDVSVVSLDSLVKQKKAIFDQKIQQKNQFMSSEGVLDVGLEGSNKLGQVGTFESQLIEEKANQSNLSYQVAQLTKLIDAAKAKGMTSVIAPTTGNSGIGNAEYMKLRKQYNSLNAQYIASGSSDAEIKRKMDEISQKMQKIDLADNSGGVTQDGGAAPVTIDQLIQRRVGLEGQLKATTQKISSIQSKISQLNGGLTGMAAKSANIEQLDKEIEMASAEYKEATQRYNLALNMTGATPGVFKQTMFGEPALLPEPSRKFMIMAISGITALIISCLIIIGKEFFDNSVKTPSAFQRLTGLPLLGVVNWVKFQQSNVLEKITLFNEKEVRHNLFRELLRKLRYELESNGKRIYLFTSTEPQQGKTTLIQSLAYSLSLSKKRVLIIDTNFCNNDLTKATNANPVLEKFSLNGKPFSFEDLKSFISKTNAEGVDVIGCEGGDYTPSEILPKNHLLNYLDQLREEYDFIFLEGAPLNGFTDTKELIKYADGLIAVFSAEATFSAADKESIAFLNENREKFIGAVLNKVQEDNLAL